Below is a window of Cydia splendana chromosome 3, ilCydSple1.2, whole genome shotgun sequence DNA.
gaaataaatataattgttgTGTATAGTTGTTTacgtttaaaatgtaaatatcgtAGACCGTAGGTGTTAGTGTAGGAGTAGGCGTACTACGAGTCATGAAGTCGGGACCTGCGGTCTGAAACCGGTTCTCACAAATAATTGAACAAGATCTATAACTACACCACATTCCTTATAAAAATTTCTAATACACATTTAATGCATACCAATTTGGTAATGTAGGTAATACAGTAATGGCCGGTATCGATACATTTTGTGTGTAAGTAATACTAAGAATTGGTCGTTAGGGTTGAATGGAAACGTTCGCTTCGGTCAGCTGTGTTGTGGAGCCGGTAGTAGGGGCCGCGAGCGAGGGAGCCTGCGCCGTCTGTGACGTCACGCACGTAATTATCTCATTGAGCCGAGCTCACCCGAGCGCGCCCGACGCCGCCCGAAGCCGATCAAAGCCAACCAGTGCTACATGTTTTCTAGTACGCGGCCGACACACACCACGCTCGAACGTTCCGTCGTTATTTATAATCGTCAAACAGTGCAAGCGGTGCCTGATAGATGCCCGTCGCGAGTGCCGTTACGCTAACAGTGAAGTGCATACGATTTCGTTTAGCCCTCATTTGTGTGAGTGATTTAGTGACGGTGAGCATTCCTCCGAGCCCGCAGCCGGTCGTCGGTCGATGAGCGCTCCCGCTGACGCCAAGGAGCACATTGATCGAGTGAGTTTCCGTGCGCTTTCTAACGAATTGTGTGCCCGGCCAAAGAGAAACCTGTTGTCTGTGCGCGCGTTATGTGTCGGGATGCACGACGCGCTAATTATCAACTGACAGCGACAAAGGAGCACTCCCCGCTCCGCCCCCTCGCGCAATCATAGCCGCGGTCTTTGAACCGCTCACATTCACAATTTGTTTACTTACTCGCTGAATATTCTAGAGATATCACGCTATAAACTTACATTTGATACATTTGTTGTTATGTTGTGTCACGATGTTTAGACCGCATTCGTTGCTCACGGAAAACGGAAtgtcaaaattattaattacctacctacgaaACCGGTTAATCGGCTTACGAAGGTTCATACCTCCTCATCTAATACATCTACATGTACTTTAACGCTCATAGAACTGGATTCTCACGTAGATAGTGATACAATGTAGGGTTCCAGTTTGAAGCGTCGAACTATTTCGAAAGGCGCTCGGAATAATGCAACCGACGTAATTTATTCATTGCGCTCGCATCGCAACTGAAATAGCCACTTCCGGTGATTAACGTTGTTGTTTTTCAATTTCAGGCTCGATCCAGCAGCCAAATGGAGAGTGGATGACGATCTCGGCCCGCTCCCCGGACAAGGAGCCGTCGCCGCCCAAGCAGATCAACCTCGCCGAGCCGCTCGTCGAGTCCGTGCGCGTCTACCTCGCCAATGAGCTGCCCGACAAGCAGCTAGCGCCGCCCGCGGATCCGCCGCCGCCCGGCGATGTCGACGTCGACATAGCGCAACACAACGCCCACGAAGAAATCAAAGGCATCAACTTCGAGCGCCTGAAGCGGAATGACCTGAACAACAACGCCTCTCGAACCGAGGGCGAGCGGCCGAGTGCGAACCCCGAGATGCCCAACCAGGCGGAGCTGATGCAGCGGCAGCCGCTGCTGGCGCGCGCCGCCAAGACGGACGCGCCCGCGCCCGGCACCGACGAGTCCGACCCCGACCAGGACCACTCCCCGGCCCGCGGCGACTTCATCGTCGAGATCCCTCCAGGCGCGCGCGAGGAGCGCTACCCTAAAGAGATATGGAAAACTATAATTTCCTTTTTCTTCCTGTTCTTATGCGTGTGCATCAACATGATGTCGCTGTCGCTGGTACACGAGCGGGTGCCGGACCGCAACACGACGCCGCCACTGCCGGATATCTGGCTCGACAACGTGGCGGCCCGGGACTGGGCCCTCGCTGTCTCCGAGTACCTCATCATGCTGTCGACGACGGTCGCCATGATGGTGGTGGTGTTTCACAAGCACCGCTTCATCGTCGCGCGGCGGTGTTTCTTCATCATCGGGCTGCTGTACCTTTACCGCTCGGTGACCATGTTCGTGACTGTGCTGCCGATGTCGAGCACAACGTACTTCTGCAGCCCTAAGAGCAACAGCACGACGCCGCTCCTGGTGGTGAAGCGCATGTTCTACCTCATCTCCGGGTTCGGGCTGTCCATCAACGGCAAGCATACGTTCTGCGGGGACTTCATCTACTCGGGGCACACGATGGTGCTGGTGCTGTCGTACCTGATCGTGGCGGAGTACTCGCCGCGGAAACTATGGCCCGTGCACTGGGGCCTATGGGGCGCGGCGATTCTGGGCGTGGTGTTCGTGCTGCTGGCGCACGGCCACTACACCGTGGACGTGATAATCGCGTACTACGTGACGACGCGGCTATTCTGGACGTTCCACTCGCTGCTGGTGACGCCGCACCGGCACGGGCCGGGCCAGTACATGATCCAGCGCGAGTGGTGGTACTGGCTGTTCACGTACCTGGAGCGTAACGTGCGCGGGCCTGTGCCGCGGCGCTACGACTGGCCGCTGCCGTGGCCGCGCAGCAAGCTGTTCAGCCGGCTCAGCTAGTGACGGGAGGGCGCCCCGCCGCCCGAGCGTGTGTGACTCACCTTCTGCGAGTGCCGGCGCAGCACCTGTAGTTCTTTGGGGCTGGTGCGCGTGCACACGGCCAGCGTCAGCGTGTAGTCGAACTGGTGCACGATCAGGTTCAGGTACACGGTCTCCTCCCAGTCGATCTCCGGGTCGCCGATGGGTAGCTTCTTCGAGTCCTTGCGGAACACCTCCACGTCCGTCTGCAACAGACAGGCCGTGACTGACGGGGTCGGACAAGTGTCCTATGTGATAACCGATAAGTGAGTTTTCCTAAATGTCTAGTGCAAACTGTTCTATAAACTTGTATGCTTTTATTGTTGAATAGAATAAGAGTTTTATTTAACGAGGACTGTTATCGTACGGACGATCAATTATTAACAACCATCTGttgataaatacatataaatctttttttatataaattataagttttataagtGGTTATGGAGCGCGAAGTGTGGGAAGGACGCGATATTTGATAACCAAATGTACTGTGATTTGGAATGTTTCCGAGGATGCATGAGCGGGCTGCACCGCTAAGTACATACATAGCATAATGAGAAGCCTACTataagaaataatatttttatattgtataaaatagaATACATACTGTTGTTTAAAGCTACTTTTTGTATTTCCAAAGAATCTAATAGTATTTTGTAACTTCATCCAAATGGTGCTATACTGGAATTATCAGCGAGCCATCGCTGCCCCCAGTCACAAACTAATATGCTATCTACAAAAAGCATTTTAGTGCAAAATATCATATACAGGCTGATTGGaaattcgccgtattccttgaaaggggttattctttgggtcatttgcaatgatttaagtccagtcaaccaggggtcaaaactcattggttttcaagttatttgagtttttagttttttgtttaaaaaacctGCCTGtcgactaaaaagtggtaattgtgagaaaactactcaaatttggaattaaaaaaagcattcatctaatagccaataaactactgattacgtgaaataaaaaaagattgccaaaactttccaaaattaaaaaaaaaaaaggatttgaagtcacaattttttgtaattgtcccaagactttgtaacattttaaggcattacttAATTTCTCttaaagtttttaaaataataataatagttaataGCAGAGCAGGCGGAAGACTTGACCTACCGCCTGcactgctattattattataatgttacaAAGTCttgggaaaattacaaaaaattgttacttcaaatccttttttttggcaagttttggcaatctttttttatttcacgtaatcagtagtttaCTGGCTATTAGATGAatgctttttttaattccaaatttgagtagttttttcacaattaccactttttagtcgaaaggcgggttttttaaactaaaaactcaaataacttgaaaaccaatgagttttgacccctggttgactggacttaaatcattgcaaatgacccatagaataacccctttcaaggaatacggcgaatttCCAATCACCCTGTACAATAGTAACGAATTGACAAGCAATGACGAGGACAAACTAGCTTTTCCGATCACAATCCACACATGTCATGGCTGTAGAGCGAATAGAGTACGAGTAtttcaaaataatttaaagGACCTATAAACGTAATGAAAAGAAGTACACATGAACGCAATCtgattaatttaattatcaaaCGCTCATTGTTGCATAATGAAATCCTGCGTCGAATCACGATATAGCACATATTTGCGCTGTACCACCGATAGCGGCCGACAAAACAAAACCAGACTCTGGAATTATCGACTATTTTAAAAGCTATTTATTTGCATACAGtcaatttttcatcacacttgctcgcaAATTGTTGAAGAGGCTAGAAAGTGACCAATAAATGGACGAGTTAGTTTGAGCCTTCGAAGATACAAGTCTACGTATCTATTACACTTTCGGCGGAGTCATTAGAataaagtgctattttacaaCTAATCGTAAATCGCTAATCGTTTTACGAAAGTCGACACTTTCATATTCTTACTTATCTtaaatcaaaattcaaaacgGCCAACCTTGCAGTCGTGTTCATTTCTGTACCTATGCATTACCAATACAGAAATTGCCACTTTACAACTATTTTCACTTGAATTATGCATTTTAACAACTAATCTCATAATTGGATCGTCTCAAaaaattacatacttacatCATGCGAACCTGCCgcctatttgtatttattttctaaCTATACTTTAACGCTTAAACGCGCTTTATAAGACGAGTTTCAGGACCTATAAACAACCTTTCATATTAGAATGAAAAGCACTACCATAAATTATCTAATAAACTTCG
It encodes the following:
- the LOC134806838 gene encoding phosphatidylcholine:ceramide cholinephosphotransferase 2-like, which gives rise to MTISARSPDKEPSPPKQINLAEPLVESVRVYLANELPDKQLAPPADPPPPGDVDVDIAQHNAHEEIKGINFERLKRNDLNNNASRTEGERPSANPEMPNQAELMQRQPLLARAAKTDAPAPGTDESDPDQDHSPARGDFIVEIPPGAREERYPKEIWKTIISFFFLFLCVCINMMSLSLVHERVPDRNTTPPLPDIWLDNVAARDWALAVSEYLIMLSTTVAMMVVVFHKHRFIVARRCFFIIGLLYLYRSVTMFVTVLPMSSTTYFCSPKSNSTTPLLVVKRMFYLISGFGLSINGKHTFCGDFIYSGHTMVLVLSYLIVAEYSPRKLWPVHWGLWGAAILGVVFVLLAHGHYTVDVIIAYYVTTRLFWTFHSLLVTPHRHGPGQYMIQREWWYWLFTYLERNVRGPVPRRYDWPLPWPRSKLFSRLS